The proteins below are encoded in one region of Aestuariivirga litoralis:
- a CDS encoding sugar ABC transporter substrate-binding protein, translating to MFTALATSAHAAPEVVAGPAAQAECFAPWAADTKFFKFPKKAGPYRIALANGYIANTWRIQMVQTAKAYAAQKDVAAKLKEFKVVSTGEDVPAQISAINNFIDSGYDAIVVNAQNPTAFAPVIKRAKEAGVVLVAFDNILDTQDAINVNVDQKGLGVLWANWLIKNVPNGGKVLEVRGVAGTSVDTDRHNGIHETLDASGKKWEVTEVVGKWDDGVAQKAAADAIATNGPFDGYTAQGGDTGVVQAMIDAKQKFVPFGGETENGFRKFCSEHAGDGLKCSSAGTGPAQVAVAIKTAIAALEGEVVPQSVKLPLAIVEDPNFKAGTDFFPDQSNNFFVGNSFPTCGINFSAQEIMGQTKENQ from the coding sequence CCGGAAGTTGTTGCCGGGCCGGCAGCTCAGGCGGAATGCTTCGCACCCTGGGCCGCTGATACTAAATTCTTCAAATTCCCCAAGAAGGCCGGGCCTTATCGTATCGCTCTGGCCAATGGTTACATCGCCAACACCTGGCGCATCCAGATGGTGCAAACCGCCAAGGCCTATGCTGCCCAGAAAGACGTGGCGGCCAAGCTGAAGGAGTTCAAGGTGGTTTCCACCGGTGAAGACGTGCCGGCGCAAATCTCCGCCATCAACAACTTCATTGACTCCGGCTATGACGCCATCGTCGTCAACGCCCAGAACCCGACTGCCTTCGCGCCCGTCATCAAGCGCGCCAAGGAAGCCGGCGTGGTGCTCGTTGCCTTCGACAACATTCTGGACACCCAGGATGCGATCAATGTGAACGTGGACCAGAAGGGCCTTGGTGTTCTCTGGGCCAATTGGCTGATCAAGAATGTGCCGAATGGCGGCAAGGTGCTTGAAGTGCGCGGCGTGGCCGGCACCTCGGTTGATACCGACCGCCACAACGGCATTCACGAGACCCTCGATGCCTCCGGCAAGAAGTGGGAAGTGACAGAAGTTGTCGGCAAGTGGGATGACGGTGTTGCCCAGAAGGCCGCTGCTGACGCCATTGCCACCAATGGTCCCTTCGATGGCTATACGGCACAGGGTGGCGACACCGGCGTGGTGCAAGCCATGATCGACGCCAAGCAGAAATTCGTGCCATTCGGCGGTGAAACCGAAAACGGCTTCCGCAAGTTCTGCTCGGAACATGCTGGCGACGGCCTGAAGTGCTCGTCTGCCGGCACCGGCCCTGCCCAGGTTGCCGTGGCCATCAAGACGGCCATTGCTGCTCTGGAAGGCGAAGTTGTTCCGCAATCGGTGAAGCTGCCACTGGCCATCGTGGAAGACCCGAACTTCAAGGCCGGCACGGACTTCTTCCCTGACCAGTCCAACAACTTCTTCGTGGGCAATTCCTTCCCCACCTGCGGCATCAACTTCTCTGCCCAGGAAATCATGGGGCAGACCAAAGAAAACCAGTAA